TCAAATTCCTTAAAAATCACAAGGATTCAACCGGCAAGGTGGGAACGGTTGGCTGGTGCTTTGGTGGTGGCTGGTCGCTCAATACCGCGCTTGCCGCCGATGTTGATGCGGTTGTTGTCTATTACGGCAATGTCAAAAAGACCGCCGAGCAGGTTTCAACCCTGAACGCGCCGCTGATGGGGCATTTCGGCACCCTTGATAAAAGCATCAACAAATCGATGGTCAATGGGTTCGAGGAATCCCTCAAGGAAGCCGGGAAAACCGATTACCAGATTTTCTGGTACGAAGCCGACCACGCCTTTGCCAATCCGACCGGTGGCCGTTATGACGCCGAGGATGCCAAACTGTCGTGGGAACGCACGATGGGTTTCTTTGATACCCATCTGTCCTAAGGCTTTATCGCAATCGCCAGAACATCAAAAGGCCGGGGTTTTCCCGGCCTTTTGCGTGCCCAAGCGGTGCGACGACGCTCTTAATTGGTCGGATTTCCGCGATTGGCCCATTTGGTGGACCGGCGTTCGATGATGTTAAACAGCTCGTACATCGCAATCCCCATCACCGCGATCACCAGCAACCCGGCAAACACCAGCGGCATGTTGAATTTCGATGATGCCGACAACATCAGATAGCCAACACCAAGGTTTGATGCGACGGTTTCCGAAATCACCGAACCGACAAAGGCCAGCGTGATCGCAACCTTGAGCGATGCAAAGAAATAGGGCATGGCGCGAGGGAAGCCGACCTTGACCAGAATATCGCGCCGGGTCGCGCCAAGGGACCGCAACACATCGCGCAATTCCGGTTCAAGCGTTGCCAGTCCCGTCGCCACATTGACAACAATCGGGAAAAACGAAATCAGGAATGCGGTGATGATCGCGGGCACCGTACCGATGCCAAACCACATGACAAGAACCGGGACCAGTGCCACCTTTGGCACCGAATTGAACCCGACCAGAAGCGGGTTGGCCGCGTCATAAACTGCCTTGCTGGACCCGACAAGCGCGCCCAGAACCACGCCAAACACAACCGCAATGGCAAAGCCCGCCAGGGTCGTATAAAGCGTATGAACCGCATGCATCCAGATCGCACCGCGGAAATCCCAGCCGACCATGATGCTTTCCGACGGGGTCGGCAGGATATAGACCGGAATATTGAAAATCCGGACAATCAGTTCCCAGATCACGAAAAGCCCGATTGCACTGATCCAGGGAGTGGCTTTGGACAGGTCTTTTTTCTTGGCCATGATGCTTTCAACCTTCCCTTATGCCGCGCGCACGTCACGGATGTGACTGCGCAATTCGTGGACCAGATCGGTGAAGGGCTGCGTGAATGTCGTTTCCTGATCGCGTGGGCGGGGCAGGGTGTTTTCACGCTGGACCAAAATCGTACCCGGGCGCTTGGACATCACATAAATCGTATCGGCGAGATAGGCTGCTTCGCGCAGATCATGGGTGACAAGAATGACGGTAAAGGGCCGCACCATCCAAAGGTTCTGCAGAATGTCCCAAAGCTCTTCGCGGGTGAAGGCGTCAAGGGCACCGAACGGCTCGTCGAGCATCAGAAGATCGGGCTCATGGATCAGCGACCGGCAGAGCGATGCGCGTTGCTGCATCCCGCCTGACAATTCCCACGGGTATTTGTCTTCGTGCCCGGCAAGCCCGACACTGGCGAGAAGCTTTCGCGCGCGGTCTTCATATTCGGCACGGTGCTTGCGCAGGCGGTTGCGATGCGGTTTGACGATTTCCATCGGCAGCAGGACGTTATCAAGGGTCGTTCGCCACGGCAGAAGGGTCGGGTTCTGAAACGCCATGCCGACGATCTTAAGCGGCCCGGAAACTTCCTTGTTATCGACGATAACCGTGCCTTCGCTGGGCGGCATCAATCCCGATACCAGTTTCAGCAGCGATGACTTGCCACATCCCGAAGGTCCGACAACGGCAATGAATTCGCCCTTGTTGATCTTCATGTTTGTTGTTTCCAATGCCAGATCGTCACCTTCGCTGTAACGAAGCCGGACATTGTCGAGTTCGACAAAGCTGTTCGACACGGCAGTCATCCCCCTGCGTATGCTGATGATTTATTATGTATCGGGGCCGGTTTGCCCGGCCCCGTTTGCGTGGTCTGGCGTGGCAGTTATTTCAGCATCCGGTCTTTATCGCCGGGCATGAAAATGTCGGTGAAGATGTCCGCAACGGTTGGCTTGTTTTCAATGCCAAATGCCAGGCTGACCTGGTCAATCGCCTTGTTCATGCGGTCGGTCTTGATCTGGCCCATGCCTTCTTTAAGCGTTACCTCGGTGACGACATTGTCATCAATCGTCATCTGAAGGCGCTGCAATTCAAGGGCCGGGTCAATCAGCGGATCGGTATCCTTAAGGGCCGCAATGGCTTCTTCGGGGTTGGCAATCGCATCACGCCATCCCTTGACGACCGCGCGCAGGAATGCGCGCAGTTCTTCCGGATGGTTTTCCATCATGTCGGGCGATGCAATCATCGCATTGCCATAGAAATCCATGCCGTAATCGAAATATTTGAAAACGGTCAGATCATCCTTGGAAATGCCCTGTGCCTGAAGGTTCAGGATTGATGTGAAATAGTGACCGGTGATCGCATCAACGTCACCACGCACCAGCATCGGTTCGCGCAGCGGCGGGTCCATGCTTTCCCATTTGACATCGTCAAGCTTAAGCCCGGTTGCCTGTGCAAAGGCCGGGAAAAGTTTGCGCGATGCATCGAAAACCGGCGCGCCCAGCGTCTTGCCAATCAGGTCTTCGGGCTTGGTGATGCCGCTTTTTTTCAGCATGAACAACGAAAACGGCGGGCGGTCATAAACCATGAAGACCGACTTCATCGCGCGATCCGGGTTCGATGCATTGAATTCCAGCATCGAGTTGATATCGGCAAAGCCGACATCATAGGCGCCGCTGGCAACGCGTGTGATCGAACCGACCGATCCGTTGCCCGAATCAATCGTCACATCAAGGCCCTCGTCGGAGAAATAGCCCTTTTTCTTGGCCAGCACATAGGGGGCTGCCGGGCCTTCGAATTTCCAGTCGAGTGTAAATTTGATCGCCATCTGGGCCATGGCGGATTGCGCACCAAGTGCAACGGCAATGCCGACGGTCGCGCCAAGTAGCCGCGCTTTAAGTCTCACCATTAATGAAGCCTCCTGTTTCGGGTCTTTTTGACGACCCATTGACCGAATGATACCCCTGATCGCACAGCAATGCCTGTGCCAAATCCCTTTTTTGCCGGTTTTCCTGATATGAAGGGACTGTTACGGGCAGAGTACGGTTGTTTAATAAATGGTCAATGGGGTAAATTGATCAAAAATTATACAGAAATTCTTGATAATCGCCTTTGAACATGGCGGTCCAATCAAATCGCTTGCACATGGAAACGGATTTGGGCATATCGCCATCATGCTTACAAAATCGATCAAACGTTTTTACAAAAAAGCCGAAGCCGTGCGCGACGAAGATGCGCAGGGCTGGCGTATCCATCTGGACGGAAGGCCGGTAAAATCGCCGTCCAAGGCCGAATTCGTGTTGTCGGCGGAACAGTTGGCGCATGAAATTGCTGCCGAATGGGATGCGCAGGGGGAAAAGGTTCTGCCGACCACGATGCCGATCATGCAACTGGCCGCAACCGCGATTGACCGCGTGCGCCCGCACCGGTTTGGCGTGATTGCGGAACTGACCGGGTTTGGCCGGTCTGACCTGTTATGCTATCGCGCATCCTTCCCCGATGACCTTGTCCGCCAGCAGGCCGAAGCATGGCAGCCGTTGCTTGACTGGGCGCATCATGAACTGGGTGTGTTGCTTAAAGTGACCGAGGGCGTGATGCCGATCTCGCAGGAAGACGAAGCTCTTCTGCGTATTCAGGACGAGATCGAGGCGCTTGATGATTACTACCTGACAGCCCTTCACACCCTGACGACGGTGTCGGGATCGGTGATCATCGGGCTTGCGACCCTGCGCGGCCGGATCAGTGCCGAGCAGGCGTTTGAGGTTTCCCAGCTTGATGAAAGCTATTCCATCGAGCATTGGGGTGCTGATGCCGAGGCGGTTGCACGCCGCGAACGTCATCGCGCGGAACTGCTGGCCGCGGGGCGGTATCTTGATCTTATCGGGCAGCGATAAACATTCGTTGCCCTGATCAATTCATCCATTTCGCGATCATTCTGTGCTGTACGGCGGCCTGTGCCGCCATCCGGTAATAGGACAGCAATTCGCGCATTGGCGATGACATCCGGTCAAAACCGGAAATGAACGCGACAATAATCCCGACCGATGTTTCGCCCCTGATCGCAAGATAGCCGCCGACAATCAGCACCGAAAGCGGGGCAAGCGCATTCAGCAGATTGATCAGGGTTTTCATTCCGAACTTGAGGATGAAAAACCACATGCGGTTGTTATAAAGGTAACTGATGCCGCGATGGATCGGGTCCAGAAGTTCTCTGTGATCATCGTCGTGGCCGGGGTGGAGTTCGCTTAGTTCGTCGCTGACTTCGCGCATTTTTTCCACGCGCTTTTCAATCAGCCGGTTGATCTGTTTTTGAATGACCGGCACCAGCGCGATTTGCGGGATCAGCGCCAGAATACCGATCAGTCCGATGATCGGCTCGACACTGACCATATAGCCAATTCCGAAAATCAGCATCCCCGCATTCACGACCGGCTGCGACAATCCATCGCCCACAAAGCCGCCCAGTTTTTCGATTTCCGATCCGATGATCGAAACTGCCCGGCCATTTTCGCCTTCACCATTGCCGGTGCGGTCTTCGGCATAAAGGCGGCTGAGATGGCGGCGGTTGTGGCGGATCGCGCTTTCACTGAGCCAGCCTTCATACATCCGAAGCATGAATTTGGTCGCCGAATGAACCACAACAACCGCCAGATAGATCACCGCCAGCACGGTCAGAAGCGACATATCCTGTTTGCTGATCGCATCGTCGACCAGGCGGCGTTGCAGTTCCAGCGGCACGATGCCAAGGGCCGCCACCGATATGGCAATCAGGCATACAACGATCTGGTGTCGGCCGCTCATAAGCCAGATATAACGCCATAAGGATTGCGCAGGGCGATCATCGCCGGTGGATTTCGGCTCGTGCGGGCGGATGCGAAACAGCTTCATGAAAGGACCGTTCTGATGGATATCATAAGGCCTTAACGCGCCAGAAGCCGTTTGGTGCCCAGCTTGTCCTGAATATTGGTATTTGTCGACCTGCTTCTAGACTTTAGTCCAGCCCGTCCTTACATATCGCAATGACGTTAGGGAAATCAGGCCTTTACAGGCTATTTTCATCTTGTGCCAGACTGTGAAAAATAATTGGCATTCCAGTACCGAATAATGCTATTCCAAATCATCATTCAGATTGCATCACCGGCATGACCATCGTCATGAACGCATTCCGGGCGGCCCAAAGTAAGGATCACGCAATATGCAGGATATTATCGCCAAGCTCGAAGTCAAACGCGCAGAGGCGGCCATGGGCGGCGGTCAGCGCCGCATCGACAATCAGCATGCCAAGGGCAAATTGACCGCGCGCGAACGGCTTGATGTTCTTCTTGACGAAGGCTCGTTCGAGGAATGGGACATGTTTGTCGAACATGATTGCGTTGATTTCGGCATGCCCGAAAACCGCATTCCCGGCGATGGCGTGGTCACCGGGCATGGCACGATCAATGGTCGGTTGGTGTTCGTCTTTTCCCAGGATTTCACCGTATTTGGCGGTGCGCTTTCGGGTGCCCATGCGCGCAAGATCTGCAAGATCATGGATCAGGCGATGAAAGTCGGCGCGCCCGTGATCGGGCTTAACGATTCCGGCGGGGCGCGTATTCAGGAAGGTGTCGAAAGCCTTGCGGGTTATGCCGATGTGTTCCAGCGCAATGTCGAGGCATCCGGCGTTATCCCGCAGATTTCCCTGATCATGGGGCCGTGTGCGGGTGGGGCTGTCTATAGCCCGGCCATGACCGACTTCATTTTCATGGTCAAGGACAGTTCCTATATGTTCGTGACCGGCCCCGATGTGGTCAAAACCGTCACGCACGAGGAAGTCACCCACGAGGAACTCGGCGGGGCGATGACCCATACCAGCATTTCCGGGGTGGCCGATCTGGCGTTTGAAAACGATGTTGATCTGTTGTTGCAGACCCGTCGTTTCATGGATTTCCTGCCGCTATCCAATAAGGAAAAACCGCCCGCACGCCTGTGCGAAGACCCGATCATGCGCGATGATTTCTCGCTTGATACGCTGGTGCCGGAAAATCCCAACATGCCCTATGACATGAAGGAACTGATCACAAAGGTCGTCGATGAAGGAGACTTTTATGAAATTCAGCCCGATCATGCCAAAAACATCATCATCGGCATGGCGCGCATGGATGGCCGCACGGTTGGCATCGTTGCCAATCAGCCGATGGTTCTGGCGGGATGTCTTGATATCGCCAGTTCGAAAAAGGCCGCGCGGTTTGTGCGGTTCTGCGATGCCTATAACATTCCGATTGTCACCTTTGTCGATGTGCCGGGCTTCATGCCGGGCACCGCACAGGAATATGGTGGCATCATCAAACACGGTGCCAAACTGCTTTATGCCTATGCCGAGGCGACGGTGCCAAAGGTCACCGTCATCACGCGCAAGGCTTATGGCGGGGCCTATGACGTGATGGCGTCCAAGCATCTGCGCGGTGATGTCAACTATGCCTGGCCGACCGCTGAGATCGCGGTGATGGGGCCAAAGGGCGCGGTGGAAATCATTTTCCGGGCCGATATGAACGATCCCGAAAAGATCGAGGCCCGCACGGAAGAATACCGTGAAAAATTTGCCAACCCGTTTGTCGCGGGGCGCAAGGGTTTCATTGACGATGTCATCATGCCGCATGGCACGCGCAGGCGCGTGTGCAAGTCGCTTGCGATGCTGCGTAACAAGGACATCAAAAACCCGGCCCGCAAACACGGCAACATTCCGCTTTAACGCCGCGACAATCCATTGGGGAGAGCACCTTTATGTTCAAGAAAATCCTGATTGCCAACCGCGGTGAAATTGCCTGCCGCGTGATCAAATCGGCCCGCAAAATGGGCATCAAAACCGTTGCGGTCTATTCTGATGCGGATAAAAATGCCCTGCATGTGCAGATGGCCGACGAGGCCGTGCATATCGGCCCGGCGCCATCCAACCAGTCTTATCTGGTGATTGATAAAATCATCGATGCCTGCAAATCCACGGGGGCCGAGGCCGTCCATCCCGGCTATGGCTTCCTTTCGGAAAATCAGGCCTTTGCCAAGGCGCTTGATGCCGCCAAAATCGCCTTTATCGGCCCGCCGGTTGGCGCTATTGCGGCGATGGGCGATAAGATCACGTCCAAGAAAATCGCTGCGGAAGCCGGTGTTTCAACCGTTCCGGGCTATATGGGCGTGATCAAGGACACCGACGAGGCGATCAAAATCGCCAATGATGTCGGCTATCCGGTGATGTTAAAGGCGTCTGCTGGCGGTGGGGGCAAGGGCATGCGCATTGCGCGCAATGACGCCGAATGCCGCGAAGGGTTCGAGCGTGCCACGTCAGAAGCCGCAAGCTCCTTTGGTGATGATCGTGTCTTTATCGAAAAATTCGTCGAAGAACCGCGCCATATCGAAATTCAGGTTCTTTGCGATAAACACGGGCATGGCATTTACCTTGGAGAACGCGAATGTTCGATCCAGCGCCGCCATCAGAAGGTCGTCGAAGAAGCCCCGTCACCCTTTATTGATCCCGAAACCCGCAAGGCGATGGGCGAACAGGCCGTGGCACTGGCGCATGCGGTGAATTACTGCTCCGCCGGGACGGTGGAATTCATCGTCGACAAGGACAAGAACTTCTACTTCCTTGAAATGAACACAAGGCTTCAGGTCGAACATCCGGTGACCGAACTGGTGACGGGCGAGGACCTTGTGGAATGGATGATCCGCATCGCCAATGACGAAAAACTGACGCTCGCGCAGGATGACGTCAAGCTGACCGGCTGGGCGATGGAAACCCGCATCTATGCCGAGGACCCGTTCCGCGAATTCCTGCCCTCCACCGGGCGTCTGGTGCGGTATCAGCCGCCAGCCGAGAGCGCATCCGTGCGTGTCGATACCGGCGTGTTCGAAGGCGGCGAGATTTCGATGTATTACGACCCGATGGTCGCAAAACTGGTGACGTATGGCGCAACCCGTGATGTTGCGATTGCCGAAATGCGGGCCGCCCTTGATGCCTATTACATCCGTGGCATTTCGCACAATATCCCGTTTGTTGCCGCCGTGATGGCTAATAAACGGTTCCAGTCGGGCAATATCACCACCAATTTCATCGCCGAAGAATATCCCAACGGCTTTTCCGCCGATGATCTGCCCAATGATGATCCGGCGATGCTGGTGGTGGTTGCCGCATACCTCAATCAGCGGGTGGCCGAACGCAATGCGCGGGTGACGGGGCAGGTCAGCGATCATCCGTTGCAGGTTGCCGAAAGCTGGGTTGCGGTATCGGGCGACGATCACACCGCGTTCGATATCGAAATTGACGGTGTTAACAATGACTATATCGTTGCCATCAAGGATCGCAGTTATGGCGTTTCATCCGACTGGAAAATCGGTGATGCGCTGTTTGTCGGCGAAATTGACGGTGCGCCGATCTGCGTGCAGATCGATGTCGAGGGTGTCGGCTATCGCCTGTCGGCCAACGGCATCCAGCGCAGCTTCAAGGTGATGCTGCCCCGTGTCGCCGAATTGCAAAAACTGATGCCGTTCAAAGCCCCGCCGGACATGTCAAACTTCCTGCTGTCCCCGATGCCGGGGCTGCTGGTCAAGGTATCGGTGACCGAAGGCCAGACCGTCCAGCCGGGCGAGGAACTTTGCATCCTTGAAGCGATGAAAATGGAAAATGTGCTCAAGGCCGAAAGCAAAGGTGTCGTCAAGAAAATCCACGCCGAGCAGGGCGCGAACCTCTCGGTCGATGCGATCATCATCGAGTTTGAGAAGAAGGACGAGTAAGCTGCCGGTATTTTCAAGCTTATTGGATATTCTGAACACCGGGGATTTCCCCGGTGTTTCATTCTGCTTGCATCGGTAGTTGTTTAGTCCCGGCATTTGATGGATTGAGTTTATGATGAATCTTTCGGGTTCGTTTGTCCACTGTTTGCAAATGACTGATCTGTGGTCTTTAGCCTGTCAAAATGGCT
The Thalassospira xiamenensis M-5 = DSM 17429 DNA segment above includes these coding regions:
- a CDS encoding ABC transporter permease; its protein translation is MAKKKDLSKATPWISAIGLFVIWELIVRIFNIPVYILPTPSESIMVGWDFRGAIWMHAVHTLYTTLAGFAIAVVFGVVLGALVGSSKAVYDAANPLLVGFNSVPKVALVPVLVMWFGIGTVPAIITAFLISFFPIVVNVATGLATLEPELRDVLRSLGATRRDILVKVGFPRAMPYFFASLKVAITLAFVGSVISETVASNLGVGYLMLSASSKFNMPLVFAGLLVIAVMGIAMYELFNIIERRSTKWANRGNPTN
- a CDS encoding ABC transporter ATP-binding protein, coding for MTAVSNSFVELDNVRLRYSEGDDLALETTNMKINKGEFIAVVGPSGCGKSSLLKLVSGLMPPSEGTVIVDNKEVSGPLKIVGMAFQNPTLLPWRTTLDNVLLPMEIVKPHRNRLRKHRAEYEDRARKLLASVGLAGHEDKYPWELSGGMQQRASLCRSLIHEPDLLMLDEPFGALDAFTREELWDILQNLWMVRPFTVILVTHDLREAAYLADTIYVMSKRPGTILVQRENTLPRPRDQETTFTQPFTDLVHELRSHIRDVRAA
- a CDS encoding ABC transporter substrate-binding protein: MVRLKARLLGATVGIAVALGAQSAMAQMAIKFTLDWKFEGPAAPYVLAKKKGYFSDEGLDVTIDSGNGSVGSITRVASGAYDVGFADINSMLEFNASNPDRAMKSVFMVYDRPPFSLFMLKKSGITKPEDLIGKTLGAPVFDASRKLFPAFAQATGLKLDDVKWESMDPPLREPMLVRGDVDAITGHYFTSILNLQAQGISKDDLTVFKYFDYGMDFYGNAMIASPDMMENHPEELRAFLRAVVKGWRDAIANPEEAIAALKDTDPLIDPALELQRLQMTIDDNVVTEVTLKEGMGQIKTDRMNKAIDQVSLAFGIENKPTVADIFTDIFMPGDKDRMLK
- a CDS encoding ATP12 family chaperone protein, which produces MLTKSIKRFYKKAEAVRDEDAQGWRIHLDGRPVKSPSKAEFVLSAEQLAHEIAAEWDAQGEKVLPTTMPIMQLAATAIDRVRPHRFGVIAELTGFGRSDLLCYRASFPDDLVRQQAEAWQPLLDWAHHELGVLLKVTEGVMPISQEDEALLRIQDEIEALDDYYLTALHTLTTVSGSVIIGLATLRGRISAEQAFEVSQLDESYSIEHWGADAEAVARRERHRAELLAAGRYLDLIGQR
- a CDS encoding ABC transporter transmembrane domain-containing protein, which gives rise to MKLFRIRPHEPKSTGDDRPAQSLWRYIWLMSGRHQIVVCLIAISVAALGIVPLELQRRLVDDAISKQDMSLLTVLAVIYLAVVVVHSATKFMLRMYEGWLSESAIRHNRRHLSRLYAEDRTGNGEGENGRAVSIIGSEIEKLGGFVGDGLSQPVVNAGMLIFGIGYMVSVEPIIGLIGILALIPQIALVPVIQKQINRLIEKRVEKMREVSDELSELHPGHDDDHRELLDPIHRGISYLYNNRMWFFILKFGMKTLINLLNALAPLSVLIVGGYLAIRGETSVGIIVAFISGFDRMSSPMRELLSYYRMAAQAAVQHRMIAKWMN
- a CDS encoding acyl-CoA carboxylase subunit beta is translated as MQDIIAKLEVKRAEAAMGGGQRRIDNQHAKGKLTARERLDVLLDEGSFEEWDMFVEHDCVDFGMPENRIPGDGVVTGHGTINGRLVFVFSQDFTVFGGALSGAHARKICKIMDQAMKVGAPVIGLNDSGGARIQEGVESLAGYADVFQRNVEASGVIPQISLIMGPCAGGAVYSPAMTDFIFMVKDSSYMFVTGPDVVKTVTHEEVTHEELGGAMTHTSISGVADLAFENDVDLLLQTRRFMDFLPLSNKEKPPARLCEDPIMRDDFSLDTLVPENPNMPYDMKELITKVVDEGDFYEIQPDHAKNIIIGMARMDGRTVGIVANQPMVLAGCLDIASSKKAARFVRFCDAYNIPIVTFVDVPGFMPGTAQEYGGIIKHGAKLLYAYAEATVPKVTVITRKAYGGAYDVMASKHLRGDVNYAWPTAEIAVMGPKGAVEIIFRADMNDPEKIEARTEEYREKFANPFVAGRKGFIDDVIMPHGTRRRVCKSLAMLRNKDIKNPARKHGNIPL
- a CDS encoding acetyl-CoA carboxylase biotin carboxylase subunit, with translation MFKKILIANRGEIACRVIKSARKMGIKTVAVYSDADKNALHVQMADEAVHIGPAPSNQSYLVIDKIIDACKSTGAEAVHPGYGFLSENQAFAKALDAAKIAFIGPPVGAIAAMGDKITSKKIAAEAGVSTVPGYMGVIKDTDEAIKIANDVGYPVMLKASAGGGGKGMRIARNDAECREGFERATSEAASSFGDDRVFIEKFVEEPRHIEIQVLCDKHGHGIYLGERECSIQRRHQKVVEEAPSPFIDPETRKAMGEQAVALAHAVNYCSAGTVEFIVDKDKNFYFLEMNTRLQVEHPVTELVTGEDLVEWMIRIANDEKLTLAQDDVKLTGWAMETRIYAEDPFREFLPSTGRLVRYQPPAESASVRVDTGVFEGGEISMYYDPMVAKLVTYGATRDVAIAEMRAALDAYYIRGISHNIPFVAAVMANKRFQSGNITTNFIAEEYPNGFSADDLPNDDPAMLVVVAAYLNQRVAERNARVTGQVSDHPLQVAESWVAVSGDDHTAFDIEIDGVNNDYIVAIKDRSYGVSSDWKIGDALFVGEIDGAPICVQIDVEGVGYRLSANGIQRSFKVMLPRVAELQKLMPFKAPPDMSNFLLSPMPGLLVKVSVTEGQTVQPGEELCILEAMKMENVLKAESKGVVKKIHAEQGANLSVDAIIIEFEKKDE